The sequence GAAAAATATTGTTATAATATAATAATCGACTAGATGCAATTGGAGGAATGAAGAGGAAATGGTAAAAAAAGCAGTAATATTCCGAGTTAACTACTACATAGGATTAGGTGCTGCAAGATGCCTAGGGAGAAATAATATATGGGTCGTTGCAGCCATTGAAAATAATAGCAAAGTAAAGTATGGATTACATACTAAATATATTGACGAAAGAATAGATATAATCAATGTTAAGGAAAATCCGCAGAAAGCTTTCGAACAGTTAGTTCAGTATGCCAAAAGGCAAGATGCTAAGCCACTATTGATACCCACTACAGATCCTTACGTGGAGTTTGTTGATAGATTTTTAGATGAACTAAGAGAGTATTATTTACTTCCTCCAATTAAAAAAGGCTTATATACAAAATTAATGGATAAAGACCTTTTAAGTGTTCTAGCTAACCAAAATAATGTTCAAATCCCCAAAGTAATAGAACCTAATTCCCAAGACAACATAACTGAAACATTAGATAAAGTTGAACGAGAGATAGGTTTTCCGTGCCTTATAAAACCAGTCAATTCACATAAGTTCGTTGCTGTATTCAAAGAAAAGATGTTTATAGCTAACAATAGAGATGACATAATAAACGGTCTAAGTAAAGCCAATGAAAAAAAAATGGAAGTTTTCATCCAGCAATTGATTAAAGGGTTCGACGACCAGATGTATACGTTTGATTGCTATATTGATAAGAATGGTGAAATGACCCACTGGGCTACCTTTCAAAAACAAAGACAGTTTCCTATAAACTTTGGGGCATCTACTTATATTAAGCAAAGGTATGTACCTGAATTAGTTGAAATAGGGTCTAGATTTTTATTAGATATCGACTACAGAGGGTTTGCAGAAATTGAGTTTAAAAAAAATGCAAGGGATGGCCGTTTTTATCTAATTGAAGTAAATGTAAGAACAACTAATTTTCATATACTACTTGAGAAATTAGGTATAAACACGCCACTTATTATGTTTAAAGACCTTAACAATGAGAAAATTGGTACTGAATTTATTAGAGAGGACACTGAAATTCATTTTTGGTCTTGCTATGAA comes from Alkalicella caledoniensis and encodes:
- a CDS encoding carboxylate--amine ligase, whose product is MVKKAVIFRVNYYIGLGAARCLGRNNIWVVAAIENNSKVKYGLHTKYIDERIDIINVKENPQKAFEQLVQYAKRQDAKPLLIPTTDPYVEFVDRFLDELREYYLLPPIKKGLYTKLMDKDLLSVLANQNNVQIPKVIEPNSQDNITETLDKVEREIGFPCLIKPVNSHKFVAVFKEKMFIANNRDDIINGLSKANEKKMEVFIQQLIKGFDDQMYTFDCYIDKNGEMTHWATFQKQRQFPINFGASTYIKQRYVPELVEIGSRFLLDIDYRGFAEIEFKKNARDGRFYLIEVNVRTTNFHILLEKLGINTPLIMFKDLNNEKIGTEFIREDTEIHFWSCYEDISAIRGYLRKKQLTLPNVIKSLLYKKVEAIWAFDDPLPGIYFVLEKIKKFIYKRFSR